Proteins encoded within one genomic window of Salipaludibacillus agaradhaerens:
- a CDS encoding peptidoglycan-binding domain-containing protein, protein MAEGHANAIVKMFGLKSDSASDGSSSPSKPSSSKPKNSNKSKNKASGTIATIQRTLNSRYSLSISVDNLFGPQTKRALVKGLQTELNRQFNRGLTVDGIFGPKTRRACVTVRQGARGNITWILQAILHCKGTSPGAIDGIFGSKTRSAVRTFQRQNNLQVDGIAGPQTFQMLFK, encoded by the coding sequence GTGGCAGAAGGGCATGCCAATGCGATTGTTAAAATGTTTGGACTTAAGTCAGACTCGGCTTCTGACGGTTCAAGTTCCCCGAGTAAGCCAAGTTCATCCAAGCCTAAGAACTCAAACAAATCAAAGAATAAAGCGTCTGGCACAATCGCCACGATCCAGAGAACACTTAATAGTCGATATAGTTTGAGTATCTCAGTCGATAACTTGTTTGGCCCTCAGACCAAAAGGGCGCTAGTCAAAGGGCTACAAACAGAACTTAATAGACAGTTTAACCGTGGACTTACAGTTGACGGTATTTTTGGGCCTAAAACACGTAGAGCATGTGTGACAGTCCGGCAAGGGGCAAGAGGAAACATCACATGGATTCTTCAAGCTATTTTACATTGCAAAGGGACGAGCCCAGGAGCGATAGACGGGATCTTTGGATCCAAAACAAGAAGCGCCGTCCGTACTTTCCAACGACAAAATAATTTACAAGTTGATGGGATTGCAGGACCGCAGACGTTTCAGATGTTGTTTAAGTAA
- a CDS encoding PTS sugar transporter subunit IIB, protein MKKHILVACGTGIATSTVVNGELEKICKEHELDVNLIQCKVSEISSYADQADLLITTTIIKKEYPFPVINARAFLTGIGLDEVKQDILQELKK, encoded by the coding sequence ATGAAAAAACATATTTTAGTAGCTTGTGGGACAGGTATTGCCACATCAACCGTTGTGAACGGAGAATTAGAAAAAATCTGTAAGGAACATGAACTCGACGTTAACTTGATTCAATGTAAAGTATCTGAGATTTCCTCATATGCCGATCAAGCAGATTTACTTATCACAACTACAATTATAAAAAAAGAGTACCCATTTCCAGTTATTAACGCTAGAGCGTTCCTAACCGGTATTGGCCTTGATGAAGTTAAACAGGACATTTTACAAGAGCTAAAAAAGTAA
- a CDS encoding TetR/AcrR family transcriptional regulator, with protein MYTKFYSLPLEKQERIINAAINEFVKNGYDKASTNDIVRGAEISKGSLFNYFNNKKDLYLFLLEYATGIVDDIYQEIDFNETDIFKRMGQIGRVKLNIQRKFPQVFNFWFSVVNEKSAEVKAEIQEKQDNILKEGFERIYENIDYSKFRQGLDIEKAINILNWTMVGFSEKLKNDISSIEEVSDEALKEWDSYSELLKHSFYR; from the coding sequence GTGTACACAAAATTTTATAGTCTTCCGTTAGAGAAACAAGAGCGTATTATCAATGCTGCTATTAATGAATTTGTAAAAAATGGCTATGATAAAGCGTCTACGAATGATATTGTCCGTGGGGCAGAGATTTCTAAAGGTTCCCTATTTAACTATTTTAATAATAAAAAAGATTTGTATTTATTTTTGCTTGAATATGCGACAGGTATTGTTGATGACATTTATCAAGAAATTGATTTTAATGAAACCGATATTTTTAAGCGAATGGGGCAAATTGGTAGGGTTAAGTTAAATATTCAAAGAAAATTCCCACAAGTGTTTAATTTTTGGTTTTCTGTCGTTAATGAGAAGTCTGCTGAAGTCAAAGCTGAAATTCAGGAAAAACAAGATAACATCCTTAAAGAAGGATTTGAAAGGATTTACGAAAATATAGACTATTCAAAGTTTCGCCAAGGTCTTGATATTGAAAAAGCAATTAATATCCTAAATTGGACGATGGTCGGCTTTTCTGAAAAATTAAAAAATGACATATCTTCTATTGAAGAAGTAAGTGATGAAGCTCTCAAAGAGTGGGATAGTTATTCGGAGTTGTTGAAACATAGTTTTTACAGATAA
- a CDS encoding ABC transporter ATP-binding protein, giving the protein MSLLEVKNLKKRFGTFTALENVNLEVNHGEVFGFIGPNGAGKSTTIRVLLGILKATEGQVRLFGKDAWNDAVDIHKRIAYVPGDVNLWPNLTGGEVIDLFVKLRGTNHKSRRDELIKKFDLDPSKKCRTYSKGNRQKVALIAAFSSEADLYILDEPTSGLDPLMEQIFQECVKDVKEQGKSVLLSSHILSEVEKLCDKVAIIRDGRIIETGTLTELRHLTRTNVLVETKQPITDLSQLNGVHEIEETDQGLAFQIDTEEMDNVMRHISEFGIVKLESSPPTLEDLFMRHYEKADNITESGVGGTN; this is encoded by the coding sequence ATGAGCTTGTTAGAAGTTAAAAATCTCAAGAAACGATTTGGCACGTTTACCGCTTTAGAAAATGTCAATCTGGAAGTTAATCATGGGGAAGTGTTTGGATTTATTGGTCCGAATGGTGCAGGGAAATCAACGACGATCCGGGTTTTGCTCGGTATTTTAAAGGCAACTGAAGGACAGGTGCGGCTGTTTGGTAAGGATGCTTGGAATGATGCGGTGGACATTCATAAGCGAATCGCCTATGTTCCTGGTGATGTGAATTTATGGCCAAATTTAACCGGTGGAGAAGTTATTGACTTATTTGTGAAATTAAGAGGAACGAACCACAAAAGTAGGCGTGATGAACTAATAAAAAAATTTGATTTAGACCCCTCGAAAAAATGTCGTACCTACTCTAAAGGAAACCGGCAAAAAGTAGCATTAATAGCCGCCTTTTCGTCAGAAGCGGACTTATATATTTTGGATGAGCCAACGTCTGGTCTAGATCCGCTCATGGAACAAATTTTTCAAGAATGTGTGAAAGATGTTAAGGAGCAAGGGAAAAGTGTCCTGTTGTCTAGCCATATTCTTTCAGAGGTAGAAAAGTTATGTGATAAAGTAGCGATTATTCGTGATGGTCGTATTATCGAAACAGGGACGCTAACTGAATTGCGTCACTTGACACGTACAAATGTCCTCGTAGAGACAAAGCAACCGATTACGGACCTAAGTCAATTAAATGGGGTGCATGAGATAGAAGAGACTGATCAAGGGCTGGCATTTCAAATAGACACGGAAGAAATGGACAATGTGATGAGGCATATTAGTGAATTTGGAATTGTTAAACTTGAAAGCTCTCCACCGACATTGGAAGATTTGTTTATGCGTCATTATGAAAAGGCAGACAATATAACAGAATCAGGAGTGGGAGGTACAAATTAA
- a CDS encoding DUF3885 domain-containing protein, translating to MALREYLNTFFPGLCLQPSLFKQWGVGIHFELGEGIYQFKDDNRLNIDRFERVYYQALSLFNDLFSEEDDIYLVTNVYLYNRSRKKIKSTKVYDHFLKNKQLKFKLRQETLPFVLSDEDTEEYNTTQFYLKCKKQDLDYFLLIKAACNEDFPLSPKFGQKNGSYYPDVFFINISKNLIFFIYDDRGCEVIANKKEALLPLYKEYNRWIPEYDREQIDQNFQ from the coding sequence ATGGCGTTAAGGGAATATTTAAATACATTTTTTCCAGGGTTATGTTTACAACCAAGCCTTTTTAAGCAATGGGGTGTAGGCATTCATTTTGAACTAGGAGAAGGGATATATCAGTTTAAAGATGACAATAGACTAAACATTGATAGGTTTGAAAGAGTTTATTATCAAGCGTTATCTCTTTTTAATGACCTTTTTTCTGAAGAAGATGACATTTATCTCGTCACAAATGTTTATCTTTACAACAGGAGTAGAAAAAAGATAAAATCAACAAAGGTGTATGACCACTTCCTCAAAAATAAACAGCTTAAATTTAAATTAAGGCAGGAGACTTTACCATTTGTTTTAAGTGATGAAGATACAGAAGAGTACAACACAACGCAGTTTTACCTAAAGTGCAAAAAGCAAGATTTAGATTACTTTTTACTCATTAAAGCGGCTTGTAATGAAGATTTCCCGTTGAGTCCCAAATTTGGCCAGAAGAACGGATCCTATTATCCAGATGTATTTTTCATAAATATTTCTAAGAATCTTATCTTCTTCATTTATGATGATAGAGGCTGCGAAGTTATTGCGAATAAAAAAGAGGCCTTATTACCGTTATATAAAGAGTATAATCGCTGGATTCCTGAATATGACCGAGAACAGATAGACCAAAATTTTCAATAA
- a CDS encoding ABC transporter permease: MAQKIIAKTGHLSRFILRLDRLRIPLWLIGLTVFTLIIPPAFDNLYETQQEREAITDTMANPAMTAMLGPGNLENYTLGAMMTHQMLLMTAVIVGLMSILVVARHTRADEEEGRIEMIHSLPVGRLSYLNASLLVIIGTSLILALLVGFGLTALGIESMNIEGSLLYGAALGGTGLVFAGVTAVSAQLSGSSRGTIGLSLAVLLIAYLFRSITDVSNDTLSWLSPLGWVSKTDAYSENHWGPIILMLVLSIILYVLANYLNSIRDLEQGFLPAKSGRRRASHFLQSPLGLALRLQRTGMIAWAIGLFVLGASYGSIFGDLESFIEGNDMYENMLVQVEGISIVEQFLPTLMIVIALIATVPPLMAINKLRGEEKKGRSDHLLARAVSRIRLMGGYLVLSLVNGFVMLSVSTFGLWAAGAAVMDEGLEFTMVYRAGIVFYPAMIVMIGLAVLLIGCLPKLTQVTWIYLLYSFIVVYLGQMFQFPDWVAQLTPFGHIQKVPIEDASFLTLFILSVIAVVVIMIGFIGYRKRDMESN, encoded by the coding sequence ATGGCTCAGAAAATTATTGCTAAAACGGGTCATCTTTCACGATTTATTCTCCGGTTAGACAGGTTAAGGATTCCACTATGGTTAATCGGATTAACGGTCTTCACTTTAATTATTCCTCCTGCTTTTGATAATTTATACGAGACGCAGCAAGAGAGAGAGGCTATTACAGACACGATGGCCAATCCTGCCATGACAGCGATGTTAGGCCCTGGTAACCTAGAAAACTATACCCTCGGTGCCATGATGACTCATCAAATGTTACTAATGACCGCCGTTATTGTTGGTTTAATGAGTATATTAGTCGTGGCGCGTCATACAAGAGCCGATGAAGAAGAGGGAAGAATTGAGATGATACATTCGCTTCCTGTAGGACGTCTTTCTTACTTAAATGCTTCCTTACTTGTCATCATTGGGACGAGTTTAATATTAGCATTGCTCGTTGGCTTTGGCTTAACTGCTCTTGGAATAGAAAGTATGAATATAGAAGGATCTTTACTTTATGGTGCTGCTTTAGGAGGGACGGGGCTGGTTTTTGCTGGGGTGACTGCTGTCTCGGCACAGCTTTCTGGAAGTTCGCGTGGTACGATCGGCTTGTCACTTGCTGTCTTATTAATTGCTTATCTGTTTCGATCGATTACAGATGTGAGTAACGATACGTTATCTTGGCTTTCACCTTTAGGGTGGGTGTCCAAAACGGACGCCTACTCTGAAAACCATTGGGGACCGATTATATTAATGCTTGTCCTTTCTATCATTTTATATGTCTTAGCTAATTATTTAAATAGCATCCGCGATTTAGAGCAGGGGTTTTTACCTGCGAAATCAGGGAGAAGACGTGCTTCACACTTTTTACAGAGTCCTCTAGGTCTTGCCCTTAGACTACAACGAACGGGGATGATAGCATGGGCAATTGGTTTATTTGTTCTCGGGGCTTCTTATGGTTCCATATTCGGAGATTTGGAATCATTTATAGAAGGGAATGACATGTATGAAAACATGTTGGTTCAAGTCGAGGGGATCTCAATAGTCGAGCAATTTCTACCAACGCTAATGATTGTTATCGCATTAATAGCAACGGTACCGCCTTTAATGGCGATAAATAAACTTCGTGGAGAAGAGAAAAAAGGTCGTTCTGACCATTTATTAGCAAGAGCGGTCTCACGGATTAGACTTATGGGTGGCTATTTGGTTCTATCATTAGTGAATGGATTTGTCATGCTTTCCGTAAGTACGTTTGGCTTGTGGGCTGCTGGAGCAGCGGTTATGGACGAAGGGCTTGAATTTACTATGGTTTACAGAGCAGGAATAGTCTTTTATCCTGCGATGATTGTCATGATCGGTCTTGCTGTACTTTTGATAGGGTGTCTGCCAAAGCTGACACAAGTGACTTGGATTTACCTTTTATATTCCTTTATTGTTGTGTATTTAGGCCAAATGTTCCAATTCCCAGATTGGGTAGCTCAATTAACGCCATTTGGGCATATTCAAAAAGTTCCTATTGAAGATGCCTCATTTTTGACGCTCTTTATCTTGAGTGTTATTGCAGTAGTAGTCATCATGATAGGCTTCATAGGTTATAGAAAACGGGATATGGAAAGTAACTAA
- a CDS encoding T7SS effector LXG polymorphic toxin, which yields MSMKQLDVDKVHEAIDITIQALHEKENQMRDVEVALNNFINLEDAFRGQGGQAIRNFYATCHIPFIQFFRLFMHDYEHTLQQIKQSLDIVEPASGGFIDQAFIENDVQDGLDRVSKTTMSLTDSVNDTLRSIQDIISIPLIDDSDVQQAIHVAKREANATVDKVLQFDHMGTASLQYIKESLRTLSKYVMEMHGAMDSGHLSVKGFSVDQLQHLPTHGTLTEVLENRASQVAELTGSYPKQRLNVLDRTSLNALARIRKIRKMQEHREKFEKIYTDVTKNGPGALQKGKQYLKDFGMISSRILLSNATIKKESWLDKTALDTYNGFKATFETVGNLATGTVDFFKDNPAEGISMAADFTPGISNVKSGFEAIFGFDPVTGRELEAWEQALAAAGVIGGPIADSVKYGARGIKHGDDIVDIAKGIDNGASVSKSSVKPVSNMNEFFDMEFGKSISNSLSKSKVKYDGQSIYKVEKKTDNQYLKKGYGVYLDALHKDHLEVIDKTGNVKYVLNLDGTLNKDKTEKAYGRVVRGWR from the coding sequence ATGAGTATGAAGCAATTAGATGTAGATAAGGTTCATGAAGCGATTGATATCACCATTCAGGCGCTACACGAGAAAGAAAACCAAATGCGCGATGTGGAAGTGGCGCTTAACAATTTCATTAACTTAGAAGATGCGTTTAGAGGCCAAGGCGGTCAAGCTATTCGTAATTTCTATGCCACGTGCCATATCCCATTCATTCAGTTCTTCAGACTGTTCATGCATGATTACGAGCACACGCTCCAGCAGATCAAACAATCTTTAGACATAGTAGAGCCGGCCTCAGGTGGCTTCATCGATCAAGCGTTCATTGAAAATGATGTCCAAGATGGACTCGACCGCGTCAGTAAAACAACAATGTCATTAACAGATTCGGTGAATGATACACTAAGAAGTATTCAAGACATTATTTCTATCCCTCTTATTGATGACAGCGATGTACAGCAGGCCATTCATGTGGCCAAAAGAGAAGCTAACGCAACCGTTGATAAAGTACTGCAATTCGATCACATGGGGACAGCCTCTTTGCAGTACATCAAGGAGTCCTTGCGAACATTAAGTAAGTACGTAATGGAGATGCACGGGGCCATGGATAGTGGTCATCTAAGTGTTAAAGGCTTTTCAGTGGACCAATTGCAGCATTTACCCACACATGGTACGCTGACAGAGGTGTTAGAAAATCGAGCATCACAAGTGGCCGAATTAACGGGGAGCTATCCAAAGCAACGTCTCAACGTACTTGATAGAACTTCTTTAAATGCTCTCGCACGCATTAGAAAAATAAGAAAGATGCAAGAACACCGAGAAAAATTCGAAAAGATATATACTGATGTGACTAAAAATGGACCAGGTGCTCTTCAAAAGGGGAAACAATATCTTAAAGACTTTGGTATGATTTCCAGTCGCATTCTTTTGTCTAATGCCACCATTAAAAAAGAGAGTTGGTTGGATAAAACAGCCTTGGATACTTACAATGGTTTTAAGGCTACTTTTGAAACAGTGGGGAACTTGGCGACAGGCACAGTAGATTTCTTTAAAGATAATCCAGCTGAAGGGATATCTATGGCTGCAGATTTTACACCTGGTATCAGTAATGTAAAGTCAGGCTTTGAAGCTATATTTGGATTTGATCCGGTTACTGGACGTGAATTAGAAGCTTGGGAACAAGCATTGGCTGCTGCTGGGGTTATTGGCGGACCTATCGCGGACAGTGTTAAATATGGAGCCAGGGGCATAAAACATGGCGATGACATTGTAGATATAGCAAAAGGTATCGATAATGGTGCAAGTGTTTCTAAGAGTAGTGTTAAACCTGTTTCAAATATGAATGAGTTTTTTGATATGGAATTTGGAAAATCAATAAGTAACTCCTTATCAAAATCAAAAGTAAAGTACGATGGACAATCAATTTATAAGGTAGAAAAGAAAACTGATAACCAATATCTGAAAAAAGGTTATGGAGTTTATCTTGACGCATTACACAAAGACCATTTAGAAGTAATAGATAAGACAGGGAATGTGAAATATGTACTAAATTTAGATGGTACATTAAATAAAGATAAAACTGAAAAAGCATATGGACGTGTAGTTCGTGGATGGAGATAA
- a CDS encoding BglG family transcription antiterminator has product MQLDDRSWQLLMEVMGNPSIRNKDLERKYHLNRRQISYSFEKINDWLNMSGMPKVKRNRQGQFLIDPVLITTFQKEQEDTKAYVLSEQERARFLILMLLGRNEELSLFHLTTALDVSKNTALRDLKNAQELVREMGLNIEYSRQSGYRIVGNEFKKRKLLSDMTKKVLNIYNGQQLIMKIMDIPKEQIKDINRRIENVEKTLDLKFTDEKMATMPYIFLFILRRIKFGKKIRLFMIHFNELSDTKEYKVAEEFLSELDHIPMEERLFITLYLLTSNVSSSKLLTEKTMPELIQAIDEMLSIFEKKACIYLNDRQQLLNKILLHLKPAYYRIKYKLTETNALQDSVSKEFEELHHLVRKSTGPLVNLIGSKIPESETTYLTMLIGGWLTRQGVSINEKIKAVVVCPNGVSVSRLMSSVLSELFPEFIFLDTLSVREFNSYTLNYDIVFSPVIVETEAKLFIVKTFIEKEEKHRLRKQVMREINGYVPSDMNTEEIMAIIAKYATIKNKQALEKSLGHYFSQDNTPSVIQQYEDKKPDLSDLITEKTIRFKKSVVDWEEAICTSAQPLLHEGSIHERYVDAIIQNYEPADPYIVIGPGLAIPHAGWEEGVNQLAMSLLRLEKPVKFSKDVAVQLIIVIAAPDKQQHLRALMQLMKLARNHKDVTQLIKARTPNDVMKVIRKYATEE; this is encoded by the coding sequence ATGCAACTAGATGACCGCAGCTGGCAATTATTAATGGAGGTCATGGGTAATCCGTCGATTAGAAACAAAGATCTTGAGAGAAAATATCATCTTAACAGGAGACAAATCAGTTACAGCTTTGAAAAAATTAATGACTGGCTTAATATGAGCGGAATGCCAAAAGTTAAACGGAATAGGCAAGGTCAATTTTTAATTGATCCTGTACTTATTACAACCTTCCAAAAAGAACAAGAGGATACAAAAGCATATGTTTTATCAGAACAAGAAAGGGCTCGTTTTCTCATTTTAATGCTATTAGGTAGAAATGAAGAACTTTCGTTGTTTCATTTAACGACAGCACTTGATGTTAGCAAAAATACTGCTTTACGAGATTTAAAAAATGCGCAGGAGCTTGTAAGAGAAATGGGCTTAAATATTGAATACTCTAGGCAATCTGGTTACAGGATCGTTGGAAATGAATTTAAAAAGCGTAAACTCCTAAGTGATATGACGAAAAAGGTCCTTAACATTTACAATGGTCAACAGCTGATAATGAAAATTATGGATATTCCTAAAGAGCAAATTAAAGATATTAACAGACGAATAGAAAATGTGGAGAAAACGCTGGATTTAAAATTCACAGATGAAAAAATGGCCACAATGCCATACATTTTCTTATTTATTTTAAGGAGAATAAAATTTGGTAAAAAAATTCGTCTATTTATGATTCATTTTAATGAATTATCAGATACAAAAGAATACAAAGTTGCTGAAGAGTTTTTGAGCGAGCTGGACCATATTCCAATGGAAGAGCGACTGTTTATTACACTATATCTTTTAACATCAAATGTTTCTTCTTCAAAACTATTAACAGAAAAAACAATGCCAGAACTTATCCAGGCGATCGATGAGATGTTATCGATTTTTGAGAAGAAAGCATGTATCTATTTAAACGATCGTCAACAATTACTTAATAAAATTTTGCTTCACCTTAAGCCCGCTTATTATCGGATTAAATATAAGCTAACTGAAACCAATGCATTACAAGATTCAGTCAGTAAAGAGTTTGAAGAGCTTCATCACCTTGTAAGAAAGTCGACAGGGCCCTTAGTAAATTTAATTGGCTCTAAAATTCCTGAGAGTGAGACGACTTATTTAACGATGCTTATTGGCGGTTGGCTTACGAGACAAGGTGTGAGTATTAACGAAAAAATAAAAGCTGTGGTCGTTTGCCCTAACGGTGTCTCAGTATCACGTTTAATGTCCAGTGTACTGAGTGAATTATTTCCTGAATTTATCTTTCTTGATACGTTATCAGTAAGAGAGTTCAATAGCTATACATTAAATTACGATATCGTATTTTCTCCAGTGATTGTGGAGACTGAAGCAAAACTTTTCATCGTTAAAACATTTATTGAAAAAGAAGAAAAGCATCGATTAAGGAAGCAAGTGATGAGAGAAATAAACGGGTATGTCCCATCAGATATGAATACGGAAGAGATAATGGCAATCATTGCAAAATACGCCACTATAAAAAATAAACAGGCACTAGAAAAATCATTGGGTCACTATTTTAGTCAAGACAATACACCAAGTGTTATTCAACAATACGAAGATAAAAAGCCTGATCTATCAGATCTTATTACAGAAAAAACAATCCGCTTTAAAAAATCTGTTGTTGATTGGGAAGAAGCTATATGTACAAGCGCTCAGCCATTATTACATGAAGGAAGCATTCATGAGAGATATGTAGATGCCATTATACAAAACTATGAGCCAGCTGACCCCTATATTGTGATTGGCCCGGGCCTTGCAATTCCACATGCAGGTTGGGAAGAAGGCGTAAACCAATTGGCGATGAGCCTACTAAGGCTAGAAAAACCTGTTAAGTTCTCAAAAGATGTTGCTGTCCAGCTTATTATTGTCATTGCAGCTCCTGATAAACAACAACATTTGAGAGCTTTGATGCAACTGATGAAGTTAGCTAGAAATCATAAAGACGTGACACAGCTCATTAAAGCTAGAACACCTAATGATGTCATGAAGGTCATTCGAAAATATGCAACAGAAGAGTAA
- a CDS encoding PTS sugar transporter subunit IIA: protein MHFDEELILKEVEAGTNKEILMKMAENLESKGLVKESYKKAVIEREEAFATGLPTISYSVAIPHTDVEHVNKKSISVSVLKEPVAFGIMGEESDTTPVKIVFMLAMDKKHDQLDLLKRLMQLFADPKTLDLIVNEPNKTTIKDHILSLLHLSHKGGEN, encoded by the coding sequence ATGCACTTTGATGAAGAGTTAATTTTAAAAGAGGTTGAAGCCGGAACGAATAAAGAGATATTAATGAAGATGGCTGAAAACCTCGAAAGTAAGGGATTAGTAAAAGAAAGTTATAAGAAAGCAGTGATTGAAAGAGAAGAGGCGTTTGCCACCGGATTACCGACAATTAGTTACTCGGTTGCTATCCCACATACGGATGTTGAACACGTTAATAAAAAATCAATTAGTGTGTCGGTATTGAAGGAGCCTGTTGCTTTCGGCATTATGGGTGAAGAATCTGACACGACCCCTGTCAAAATTGTTTTTATGCTTGCTATGGATAAAAAGCACGATCAACTAGATTTATTGAAACGATTGATGCAATTGTTCGCTGATCCAAAAACATTAGACCTTATCGTGAATGAACCAAATAAAACGACGATAAAGGATCATATTTTAAGTTTGCTTCATTTATCACATAAAGGAGGTGAAAACTAA